GAACAAGTCATCACCAAAAATAAAGCCGGTGAAGCCATCGCATCATTTGACTACAGCTACGACGAAAACGGTAACGTAGCCAAAGAAACCATCAATCAAAGTGGTGAAAAACAAACCAAGAGCCACACCTATGATGCCGATGACCAACTGACCGAAACAACAATAACTAAAGGCGAAACAACCGAAAAAATTACGTATATCTATGACGCTAACGGCAACCGAAGCAAACTATTACGTAATAAAAACGGTAAGAAAACCACGGAAGACTATCATTACGATGATGACAACGCACTCGCAATGATTAAAGCAGATGGTGATGAAGACACAACCTACACGTACGACAAAAACGGAAACATTACCAAAAAAGCCTTACGAAGTGGTAAAGTAGAAACATACACGTACAATGGCGAAAACCAACTGATTCAATCCGCCGACAACGAAGGCAATCAGACAACCTACACATATGACGCATTTGGCAATCGCATAGGCAAACAAACTATCACAGACAAAACCAAGTCCTTCAAAGGATCGCTCAGTGAATGGATTACAGAATACGACAAAGATAGTCAAAAAGGTAAAACAACACTAGCGGGACAACTAGAAACTCGTGCCAAAGAAACGTCTAAAGGCTGCCCAGCGTACGCAGAAGCAAGCAAAGATACAACTACTAAAAAGGCTATCCAAGGAAAAACGAATCTTAAAGCCAGCGACATTAGCCAGCGCACTACAAAACTGAATCAAACAGTCGGCTACCAAACAGTAAACACCATTCGCTACGTTAACGATTTAACCCAAGAATACACCCAAGTCGCCCAGCTTAACGAGACGACAGAAGATGACGGCGAAACAAGCACCACCAAGACCGCTTTCCGCTTTGGCGATGACAACCAAATTATCGGCACGGATGAAGAAAGCTATCACGAAAACGGTCTAAGCGACATCGCAACAACATCAGACGGCGAAACAAATACCGACTATGACTACACCGACTATGGCACCGCACTTGCGACAGCCCCAGTGGCGAATCAAATCGGTTACCGCGCGCAAATGCACGACACAAGCGACACACAAAACCTACGCGCCCGAAATTATGATACAAACACTGGCCGTTTCCAACAAGCCGATAATTACAGAGGAGCCCTAGACGACCCCCGTAGCCAAAACCGCTACATCTACGGCGTCAACAATCCGATGTCATTCGGAGATCCAAGCGGAAACATACCAAAATGGCTCAAAAAAGCAACCAAAAAAGCTAAAAAAGCCGTGAAAAAAGTAAGTAAAGGCGTCAAAAAAGTAAAACAAGTCGTCAAGAAAACCGTCAAAAAAGTAAAACGCGTTGTAAAAAAAGTACAAAAAGCCATCAAGAAAACCACCAAAAAAATCAAACGCGCCGTCAAAAAAGTAACCAAAAAAGTCCAAAAAACAGTGACGAAATTTAAGAAAGCCGCAAAGAAATCGATTAAACAAGTCACGAAAACGGCAAAAAAAGTTTACAAAGCAGCCAAAAAAGTGGTTCAGAAAAAATATAACCAAGTCAAACAAACCGTGAAGAAAAAAGTACAAACAGTGAAAAAAGCTGGCAAAAAAGTTATATCTAAAGCAAAAAGCGCAATCAAAACAATTTCAAAAGAAACAAAAAAACAAGTTGTCAAAGCTGGTGCTAAACTATTAGTAGCTCAAGCCGATTATAACATCCGTGCAGAAAAAGCAAAGAAAGCTATTTGTGATAATCTTTTAGCAATGGGAGCGGGAGCACTAGATAGTCTGGCAAATAGTTTCACTTTCGGAGCCGTAGAAACTATTAATAAAAATAAGGAAGTGTATGGGGATGATAACAGTTATTACATTGGTAGACTACTTGTTGATTTTGAGGGTGTCGTTCTTGGCATTGAGGGAATAATCTTTGGCCTAGGCACTGAAGCTGGCGGTGTGGTACTGGACTTCACAGGTGCCGGAACGGCAATCGGAGTGCAACTCAATATAGCAGGATTAACCATAATCACAGGAAGTGCAGCTTTAATAGCAAGCAGCGGAGCTAACTTTTTCCAAGACGCGAATGATTTGTTTTCGAATATTGAGAAGAATAAAGACAAAGCGAAAAGTGACAACGCCACAAAAGCGGCAGAGGAAGCCAGTGAGGCTAATCAAAAAGTTGTTTCTGAACTTGAAAGTCCTGTGCTAGATGGTCGGCGAGTAGAAAAAGGAACTAAAGTTGATGAGGTAAAACCTATCTGGGGAACGGATTCAAAAGGAAGACCAATTATAGAAAAAGAATTTCCTCAAGTAGCAAAAGAACATGGATTTCCTGACATTATTGATAATTATCCAACGGCTGCAAATGAGTTTCCATTAGTTGGTGGAGACGGTCTTAATAGAAAGTTTTTTCAAATTGAAGGAAGTAACAATGGAAGAAAAGGCGTTTTTGAATGGATTGTTGAGTCTAATGGAGACATAAGTCACAGAAGATTTATTGATGGTGGTGAATTAACAGGAAAACCAAATCAAATACCTAAAAAATAAGGAGAGAGAATAATGAAACTAACTGACTTAAAAGAAAAGAAAGTTAACTATGATTGGAAAACTATCTATGTTGGAATTATTCAAAATTTCTTTAAATCAAAGGTTATTTCTGACTATGCAATAGAGTTAATGGAACAAGGAAAAGAAGATGATTTTACTATTGATTTAGCTTGGGGAGTGGATTCTGATAACCTACAGCAAGTATTATTTGAAATAAAAAATCAATATTTCCCTGACTTAGATGAAACTAGTAATGAATATAAATTAGAAGAGAGAAAGCTTAGATTTATTTATCTTTCTAAATTAAAAGAGACGGTCAACGATAACGATTATTTATTAAAAAAGATTGCAGAATTCTATGGAAATAATGGTTATCCAGAAGATATGGTTGGATTTATAAATTATATGCCTCAAGAAGTTTCTACCACAAAAGAAGATTTAATAAATAGATTTCATAGTTTTTTAAATTCAGAACAAAGCAGAATAAAATAAAAAAGGCACTTTACTATCTGAATGGCGTCGGATAGTAAAGCCTTGGCTAGTATGCACAAATTCACTAATCAAGTTGCCACTAGCTAACAAGAAGCTAGCTGTAGTTTTAGTGCATGATGATTTATATAAGAGAGCTTGAAAGAGCTCTCTTAAATGCGTACAAAGTGCTACTTTTATAAAATTAAATTAAGATTCAAAGCAAAAAAATGCAATACTTTGATTCTTAATACAAGTACATCTCGAAATGGCTTAAAAAAGTAACCAAAAAAGTCATAACCAAAGCAAAAAGTGCAATCAAATCCATTTCAAAAACCACAAAAAAACAAGCCATTAAAGCTGGCACTAAACTAGCCATATCTCAAGCAAAACACAGCATGCGGGTAGAAAAAACAACGAAAGCAATTTGTGGAAATCTTGAACCAGTAGGCGCAGGAGCATTGGATAGTCTAGTAAATAATTTCACTTTCGGTTCCGTAGAAACCATTGGTAAAAATAAGGAAGTGAATGGCGATGATAACCGCTATTACGTTGGGAGACTAATTGCTGACTCAGCGGGTATCTATCTTGGCATTGAGGGAATCATCTTTGGGGTAGGAGTTGAAACAGGCGGTGTGGTACTGGACGGAACAGGAGCCGGAGCAGTAATCGGAGTGCCACTCAATATAGCAGGATTAACCATAATCACAGGAAGTGCAGCTTTAATAGCAAGCAGCGGAGCAAACTTTTTCCAAGACGCGAAGGATTTGTTTTCGAATATTGAGAAGAATAAAGACAAAGCGAAAAGTGACAACGCCACAAAAGCGGCAGAGGAAGCTGGTGGAACTGATGACATTGCTGGTAATGCGTCAAAGGCGAATCCGAATAATGCTAAAGTACATACAGGACAACAAGATAAGCATATACCAGGCACTAGTAATTACAATCAAGAAATTGCAAATGGAAAATACAGAAGCACTTTGAGTGAGAATCCACAGCAGTTATTGGATGAATTTGCAGGCACTGGACAAAAAATAGGAACAACTAAAGAACGAGTAGATTTTGGCAAAGTGATAGGAAAATATTATGATGAAGCTACTGGAACCTATACTGATACCACAAAAGGAATAATACACTATAACAGTAAGGGTCAGGCACACATAGTGCCTGCTAGACCATAAGTAGGAGGAGAAAAAATGGATGCAATGCTTAGGGAAATAAATAAGTATCCAAATGGAACTGTTTTGATTATTAAATGGAAAAATAATTTGATGTTAAAAGGAGAAATTGATACAATTTATGAGACTGATAATGGGTTAGAAATGGATTCTGACGATTATATAGAATTTTACGCTTGCTTAGTGAAGATTTTAGAAATTTTAAGCAGCCCTATTGAAGGAACGGAGTTAGTAGTAGATAGTTTAATTGAAATTTCTATGCAAAATTCGCCGTCAGAAATTATGTTAGAAAATGACGTAGTGGTATGGAGAATTTAGATATAATTTTAGGATTATTTTTCTTGAAAAGTTATTTTTTGCGGGCACAAAGAAGTTTGCAGTAATCTCCATACACCCGCTTGACTACCCGAAACAATAAAAGCATATTCTTTATCAAGATTCTTGCCATGAAATGGTTCGAAGTAGATCTTTACAGAGGATATCTTTTTATTTTAAATTCCAGCAAGTGGGTGAAAGAAATAAAAGAGTTTTTAAAACCTGCAATTAAAAGCATTAAATGTGAAATTGTAAATGAAAAACCATTCTAAAAATAAAAAAGGCACTCAAACACAAGACGGTTAATCAAGTTGCCAATAGCAAATGAAATTTAGTGCATATTGTTTCATATAAGAGAGCTTGGAAGAGCTCTCTTATATGTGTATTTATGTATAATCAAAATTACACATAAAGTATGTAATTGAAATAGTTAGCTCCTTTGAACCTAAAATAGAAATATTAAATGAAGTATAGATAGAAAGATAAATTATATTAAATAAAAACCGAATTAACTTATAAAGGTAGGAAAATTTGACGGGATAGTAGGAGGCGGAACACTTGCGGGCGTAGGTGTAGGACTAGATGCAACAGGAGTAGGAGCAGTAGCAGTAGCAGGAGTCCCAGCCAGTATAGCAGGAATTGGCATAATCACAGGAAGCGCAACCGTTGTAGTAAACAGTGGCGCCAACTTTTTCCAAGACGCGAAGGATTTGTCTTCGAATATTGAGAAAGGGAGCAATAGTAGTGCCCCAGAAATAATAAAAACGGGTGAGAAGACTCCGAAAGGTAGATCATTCTCCGAGCACGGGGCTGAGAGAGCCAATGAAAGAGGGTTTTCTAAAGAGACTATAGATTCTATTATTGACAATAACCTAAAGACTAGGAAATCTAAGGTGGATGAAATGGGGAGGAAAACATGGGAATATACAGATGTTCGAGGAAACAAGGTTGTTACTAATGAGTCGGGAGGAATTGTTTCAGTACATTCCCCAGCACCAGGTGGAAATTATATTCCTAAAAAA
Above is a window of Listeria swaminathanii DNA encoding:
- a CDS encoding DUF2247 family protein, translating into MKLTDLKEKKVNYDWKTIYVGIIQNFFKSKVISDYAIELMEQGKEDDFTIDLAWGVDSDNLQQVLFEIKNQYFPDLDETSNEYKLEERKLRFIYLSKLKETVNDNDYLLKKIAEFYGNNGYPEDMVGFINYMPQEVSTTKEDLINRFHSFLNSEQSRIK
- a CDS encoding polymorphic toxin type 50 domain-containing protein; this translates as MRVEKTTKAICGNLEPVGAGALDSLVNNFTFGSVETIGKNKEVNGDDNRYYVGRLIADSAGIYLGIEGIIFGVGVETGGVVLDGTGAGAVIGVPLNIAGLTIITGSAALIASSGANFFQDAKDLFSNIEKNKDKAKSDNATKAAEEAGGTDDIAGNASKANPNNAKVHTGQQDKHIPGTSNYNQEIANGKYRSTLSENPQQLLDEFAGTGQKIGTTKERVDFGKVIGKYYDEATGTYTDTTKGIIHYNSKGQAHIVPARP